The nucleotide sequence TTTCGTTCAGAGCTTGCTGATCAATGGAAAGAATATTTTGTTTGTGACAGTATGGCTCAGGAGACGCTGCTGCAGTTAGGACGAAAACGAATTAACACAACCAACTATCAATCCAGCAATACTAAAGGCAGTGAACATATAATAACTCAAGACAGCCTGCTGGTAGTAAATGAAGGTCAGGCAATGATTGTGACAGAGCAAGGGAAAATAATTGATTTTACCTGTGAAGCTGGAGCTTATACTTTTGATAGTAAATCAGAGCCATCAATGCTGAATGGTAATTTTTCTGAAGGTCTAAGAGAATCGTTTCGAAAAGTTGGCAAGAGGTTTACTTTTGGCGGCGATACAGGAAACGACCAGCGCGTCTACTATATTAACACAAAAGAGATATTAGGAAATAAATACGGAACTGCACAGCCAATGGCCTATGATGACCCATATTATAAAACGGTGTTATATATTCGCTATTATGGTATGTTTACATTTAAAATTACTGACCCGTTAGTGTTTTATAACAGCATTGCCGGAAACGTCAGTGACACTTATAACAGCGAACAACTTTTAGAACAATGCAGAAGTGAATTTCTGACAGCGTTGGATACGTCAGTTAATAAGCTGTCCGGTCAAGGTGTGAAGTTCAGTGAGATTCCCTCGCACCAAATGGAATTATCTGATTTTATGAGTAATATATTAGATTCCCCATGGAAACAGGGGCGCGGCATGGAGATTATCTCGGTGGGGATTGAAAAAATCACTCCGGATGACAAATCACGCGCTAGAATTGAGGAGTTTGACACTGCCGTGATGCTTGGAAACACTCAAGGTGCTATTCAGGGGCGTATGACTGCGGCACAGTCAGCTATGTTCGAAAATATGGGAAAACAGTCCGGCGGCGTTAATGGCGGTGATATAACCGGCGCTGTGGTTGGAATGATGGGTATGAATATGATGAATACAATGATGCCTAACAGACAAACCGCTGATTCTGATAATAAACAGCCTGAAATACCTGTAGTTGATTCTAAAATGTCTGATGATGGCTGGGTATGTAAATGCGGAACCAAAAACCATGGAAAATTTTGTATAGAATGCGGAGCAAAGAGACCGTTTTATAAATGCGGCAATTGTGGATGGGAATCCTCAGAACTAAGCAGTTTGCCGAAATTCTGTCCGGAATGTGGTTTTCCGTTTGGTGAAAAAACTTCTGTGAAGAGTGATTAATTGTTCAAGTTATTTGAGGCAGCGCAGCTGCCTCTTTTTATGTCTAATTTTAGTTAGCCGTGCATAGAATAATAATATATAAATTTTAAAATTGTTAGATTACAAGGTTTTTTTATTATATTATCAGTTATGTTATTTTTGCACGTCGTTAAGTTCGGAACGGAATAACTAGTTTAATATCGTTGAAATTTAATTTATCTCAGCTTAAAATGTTACAAAATTATTGCTGATAAAAATTTGAAATAATTAATAGTTTTCGTTTTTATGCTAGTTATGCAATTTTTTAAAATATTATATTTTAAAGTTTGCTTATAAAACAAAATAAGTGTATTATTCTGATTTGCGGCAAAATATAAAATCAAATGAGAAATAGTTTGGAGAGTGAGTGAGAGAACAATGGAAAGTGAAGCGTTTGAAGAACCTATAATGAAAGATCAAAATAAGTTGTTTAATATTATAAAAAAGAAAGTTAATATTTATAATTCAACTGATTGTATAAAATGTTTGTTTGAGGGTTTTCTAAAATGTCATTATGAGACAAAATTTCACGGCAGACCGGTGACTGTAGAATATTCAATGACGATAGATAATAATAAATATCTTCCATATGGAATAAAAGCGCTGATGCTGGACAAGGACTTGGAGATAGTCGATGAATTTGCAGCCAGAAAGAGATTTGCCACTGTGAGCGAATGTATTGTACAAATGGAAATGATGGCAAAAGATAGAGTTTTGCCTAATGATTTAAAATATATTATATAGTTTGCTTATTTAATATTGTTATAGTATAGGTTATGTATTCTAAAGTAATATTGACAACAACAGCTTATTGTTTTATAATTATATCTACAATAATGAGCCGCCGGCGGGCGGCAATAATCCAATATTGAATTTTGGAGTGCGAAAATATGAAACTTAATGATGCTAATACTGTTGCCGCAAGTAATGGTGTTCATAAAGATATAAATAAGAAAAATAATCCGGCATTTAAATGGGCGTTTATTATAATTGGCGCCGTTGTTGTGGTTATGTTAGCTATGTTTTTCATTAAAACTTTTGTTATATCAGTTGTTACGGTTTCAGGAACCAGTATGGAACCGGCAATTCGGGAAGGGGAAAGCTGGCTGATTAATAAAACAAATCAAAACTATCAGAAAAATGATATAATAACATTTTATTCTAATGAAGACAGAAAAAATGCTGTTGTCTCAAGAATTATCGCTGTTGAAGGAGATACGGTTTATATAGATTTTAATTCCGGAGATATTTATGTAAATAATGAAATGATTGACGAGCCATATGTTAGCGAAAAGACTAAAACCGGAGGAAAGTATATAACTTCCTTGATAGAAGACGGAAAATATGGCGCCGGAACTCCTATTGTTGTTGAAAAAGATCATGTCTTTGTGATGGGGGATAATAGGAACAACAGCCGTGACAGCCGGGAATTCGGACCTATATCTACTTCCTCTGTTTTTGGAATTATTTTTAAAAAAATAAAATAAAAAGAGCCATATTTGAACCAACCTCCTAATCGTTAGATTTTTGGTCTAACTTTTGGGGGGCATATCAATTTGGCTCTTTTTGTTATCTAAAATTACAGCAATATGATGTCAAAAAAATGTTTACTGCATATAATATTAAGCGGTATTATAAGTTTAGTGTTTCATATTAATGGATAAATTGGTAAAAATTGTTTGATTTTTTTAATTAAATAAAATTATTTTATTAATATATTACGAAAAATCTTGTATTTATTCTAGAATTGTGTTATTATAAACCTATATGGGACGGGATTTGTATAAAATTGGTAAGCCACGAACTTTTAGGGGGAAACGTAATGGCAAGAAAGATTTACAGGGGAGAGTATAACCCTGCACATAATATTGTTAAAAAAGAGCATTATGAAATATTTAAAAATATTCAGCCCAACAAAAATTTGTGGTATTTGTTTGTAAAAAGAGCTGCTGATATTATTTGTTCACTGCTTGCTCTTATTTTTTTATCACCTTTATTTTTGGCGGTTTCTATTGCAATCAAAAAAGACGGTGGTCCTGTTTTTTTTATGCAGCAAAGAATTGGTAAAGACGGCAAAGCTTTTCGGATGTATAAATTTAGAAGCATGGTCGTTAATGCTGAAGAGATGTTAAAAGAGCTTCAGAGTAAAAATGAAGCCAGCGGACCTGTGTTTAAAATAGAGAACGACCCGAGGGTTACTAAAGTCGGGCGTTTTATTAGAAAGTATAGTATTGATGAACTTCCTCAGCTTATAAACATTTTAATCGGTGATATGAGTATAGTTGGTCCGCGCCCTCCGCTTCCAAGCGAGGTTGTTATGTATAGTGAATACGATATGCAGAGACTTAAGGTAAGACCGGGTCTTACGTGTTATTGGCAATGCGGGGGAAGAAGCAAAATTAGTTTTGAAAAATGGATAGATATGGATTTGGAATATATAAATGACCAAGGTATTTGGTGTGACTTTAAAATAATTTTAAAGACTATCCCGGCAGTGTTTAATGGTGATGGTGCTTATTGATTAGAAAAATAAATGGGATGTGGAATTATGCGTATTACCGTTGCGGGTATTGGATATGTAGGTCTTTCAAACGCTGTGTTGCTTTCACAGCATAACAAGGTGACTGCGTTTGATATAAATACTGATAGAGTTGATATGATAAACAAAAAAATATCGCCTATAGTTGATAAGGACGTCAGCGAATATCTTGCTAATAAAAATTTGGATTTATGTGCTGTAAATCTTCCGGAGACAGCGTTTAGCGGAGCTGAATATGTAATAATATCGACTCCGACAGATTATGATACAAAGAAGGATTATTTTGATACATCGTCTGTTGAAAGTGTTATAGAACAGGTTTTAAAATATTCTGATACTGCTGTAATGGTTATAAAGTCTACGGTGCCTGTTGGATTTACAGAGATGATGAGGGAAAAATATAAAACAGACAGGCTGATTTTTTCACCTGAGTTTTTAAGAGAAGGCAAAGCGCTATATGATAATCTTCATCCTTCACGTATAATAGTTGGAGAAAAATCAAAAAGGGCGGAGATATTTGCCGAATTGTTAAAGCAGGGGGCAGAGAACAAGGATGTTCCGGTATTGTTTACAGGTTCGACAGAGGCGGAGGCAATAAAACTTTTCGCCAATACATATTTGGCTATGAGGATAGCTTTTTTTAATGAACTTGATTCGTATGCGGAAATTAAAGGACTCAAAACATCAGAAATTATAGAAGGAATTTGCCTTGACGACAGAATAGGTAACCATTATAATAATCCGTCTTTTGGTTACGGGGGATACTGTTTGCCTAAAGATACCAGACAGCTTTTGAGCAATTTCGGTGAGGTTCCTAACAGCATTATGAAAGCAGTTGTGGACGCTAATGTGACCAGAAAAGATTTTATTGCCGCAAGGATACTTGAAAGAGAACCAAAAGTTGTTGGAATATACAGATTAACGATGAAAACTGATTCTGATAATTTCAGGCAATCATCAATTCAGGGCGTTATTCGAAGGTTAGAAAGTTCAGGAGTAAGTTTAATAATTTACGAGCCTGTCTTAAGAGACTGCAAAACGTTTATGGGAGCGAAAGTTATAAATAATTTAGATAGATTTAAAGAACTTTCGGATATTATTGTTGCCAATAGATTTTCCAATGAGATTGAAGATGTAAGTGAAAAGGTTTATACAAGAGATATATATAGGAGAGATTAGACAGAGAGGAGAAATATAAATGACTATAATCGAATTTTGGGACGAGCTGGGAATTGATAAGGATGAGGTGTCGGCAAGATTTGTCGGTAATATGGATTTGGCAGCAAAATGTACTATGAAGTATATAGACGATAACACTTTTAATGAGCTCCAAACTGCTATGGCTGAACAGAATTACAGCGGAATTGAGATAGCCGCTCATACTTTAAAGGGAGTTGCCGGAAATCTAGGCTTTAGTGAGATTCAGAAAATCGGACAGAGAATGGTGGATAATGTTAGAGCCAATATTTATGATAGTTTGGATGAAGATTTTGAAAAACTTAAGATTGAACAGAAAAAAGTTTGTGAGTTGGCAAAACAGCTGTAGTGTTTAATATAGCTGGGAGGAGGTGCGGCTGTGCCTGGAAAATTAAAAGTTTTGGTTGTTGATGACGTAGAGATGAATAGGATTATTCTCAGTGAACTTTTTGCTGATAGCTACAATGTGCTGGAGGCTGAGAATGGGGAAGAGGCGTTGGAAACGATTAGGAATAATCCTGATTTATCCGCTGTGCTTCTTGATATTGTCATGCCCGTAATGGATGGTCTTGAGACGTTGGAACAAATAAAAAAAGAGGAGCTGATACCATCTGTTCCTATATTTTTTGTTACAGCGGACACTAGTAATGAAACCTTAGTCAGAGGGTTTGAGAATGGCATAGTCGACAGAATAGAAAAGCCGTTTAACCCTTATGTTATTAAGTGCCGTATACAAAACTCAATAGAACTTTATGATTATCGTATAAACTTGGAAAAGCGTGTAAAAGAGCAGACTGAAGAAATAGAAAGAAAATCTCAGGAGCTTAAAGAAGCAAATGCGTCTATTATTGACGCTTTATCTACGGCGATTGAGTTCCGTGACTCAGAGTCGGGTGAACACGTATGCAGAATAAGGCAGATAACAAAAACTCTTTTAATTGAGTTGGAGAAGCAGGTAGGAAATAAGTGGTATGCTCATGAGGAGATTGAAAATATTTCGGCGGCATCCACAATGCATGATGTTGGCAAAATTTCCGTGCCTGACTATATATTAAATAAGCCCGGGAAGCTAACTGCGGAAGAGTTTGAAATAATGAAAGAACACACGGTCAACGGCTGTAAAATACTGGACAGTATAGATATGATAAAATGCAGTCCTATGTACAAGTATTATTATGATATTTGCAGGAGCCATCATGAACGCTGGGACGGCCGCGGATATCCGGACGGACTTGTTGGAGACATGATACCTATATCCGCTCAGATAGTTTCTGTTGCCGATGTTTATGACGCACTTACGAGCAAGAGGGTATATAAACCTCCGTATTCACATGAAAAGGCGGTTGATATGATATTAAACGGGGAATGCGGAAAGTTTAATCCTGATATTATTGAGTGCTTAAAAAATTGTCATATGGAGCTAAAAGATATTTTAGATAAAATGGCCTTTGAAAACAAAGTAAATTTAGAAATTCCACAATATGAGAGGAAAAAAGTGAGTTCAAAGCTTGAACTTGAAAACTCTGAAAATTTTGATAAAACATGTAAAAATGATAATGCTGATAAAGAAGACAGTTTTACAGTTTTAGATGATGATGTGATTTTTAAATACAATAAAAAGAATGATATAATTGAATTCTCGGAAACCTATGCTAAAGAGTTTGGAAAAGCAAGGTTGATTACTAATGCGCAGAAATTTTTCTATGAGGAT is from Monoglobus pectinilyticus and encodes:
- a CDS encoding SPFH domain-containing protein yields the protein MGLIKAFSGAFRSELADQWKEYFVCDSMAQETLLQLGRKRINTTNYQSSNTKGSEHIITQDSLLVVNEGQAMIVTEQGKIIDFTCEAGAYTFDSKSEPSMLNGNFSEGLRESFRKVGKRFTFGGDTGNDQRVYYINTKEILGNKYGTAQPMAYDDPYYKTVLYIRYYGMFTFKITDPLVFYNSIAGNVSDTYNSEQLLEQCRSEFLTALDTSVNKLSGQGVKFSEIPSHQMELSDFMSNILDSPWKQGRGMEIISVGIEKITPDDKSRARIEEFDTAVMLGNTQGAIQGRMTAAQSAMFENMGKQSGGVNGGDITGAVVGMMGMNMMNTMMPNRQTADSDNKQPEIPVVDSKMSDDGWVCKCGTKNHGKFCIECGAKRPFYKCGNCGWESSELSSLPKFCPECGFPFGEKTSVKSD
- the lepB gene encoding signal peptidase I — its product is MKLNDANTVAASNGVHKDINKKNNPAFKWAFIIIGAVVVVMLAMFFIKTFVISVVTVSGTSMEPAIREGESWLINKTNQNYQKNDIITFYSNEDRKNAVVSRIIAVEGDTVYIDFNSGDIYVNNEMIDEPYVSEKTKTGGKYITSLIEDGKYGAGTPIVVEKDHVFVMGDNRNNSRDSREFGPISTSSVFGIIFKKIK
- a CDS encoding sugar transferase, with amino-acid sequence MARKIYRGEYNPAHNIVKKEHYEIFKNIQPNKNLWYLFVKRAADIICSLLALIFLSPLFLAVSIAIKKDGGPVFFMQQRIGKDGKAFRMYKFRSMVVNAEEMLKELQSKNEASGPVFKIENDPRVTKVGRFIRKYSIDELPQLINILIGDMSIVGPRPPLPSEVVMYSEYDMQRLKVRPGLTCYWQCGGRSKISFEKWIDMDLEYINDQGIWCDFKIILKTIPAVFNGDGAY
- a CDS encoding nucleotide sugar dehydrogenase; this translates as MRITVAGIGYVGLSNAVLLSQHNKVTAFDINTDRVDMINKKISPIVDKDVSEYLANKNLDLCAVNLPETAFSGAEYVIISTPTDYDTKKDYFDTSSVESVIEQVLKYSDTAVMVIKSTVPVGFTEMMREKYKTDRLIFSPEFLREGKALYDNLHPSRIIVGEKSKRAEIFAELLKQGAENKDVPVLFTGSTEAEAIKLFANTYLAMRIAFFNELDSYAEIKGLKTSEIIEGICLDDRIGNHYNNPSFGYGGYCLPKDTRQLLSNFGEVPNSIMKAVVDANVTRKDFIAARILEREPKVVGIYRLTMKTDSDNFRQSSIQGVIRRLESSGVSLIIYEPVLRDCKTFMGAKVINNLDRFKELSDIIVANRFSNEIEDVSEKVYTRDIYRRD
- a CDS encoding Hpt domain-containing protein; the protein is MTIIEFWDELGIDKDEVSARFVGNMDLAAKCTMKYIDDNTFNELQTAMAEQNYSGIEIAAHTLKGVAGNLGFSEIQKIGQRMVDNVRANIYDSLDEDFEKLKIEQKKVCELAKQL
- a CDS encoding HD domain-containing phosphohydrolase; translation: MPGKLKVLVVDDVEMNRIILSELFADSYNVLEAENGEEALETIRNNPDLSAVLLDIVMPVMDGLETLEQIKKEELIPSVPIFFVTADTSNETLVRGFENGIVDRIEKPFNPYVIKCRIQNSIELYDYRINLEKRVKEQTEEIERKSQELKEANASIIDALSTAIEFRDSESGEHVCRIRQITKTLLIELEKQVGNKWYAHEEIENISAASTMHDVGKISVPDYILNKPGKLTAEEFEIMKEHTVNGCKILDSIDMIKCSPMYKYYYDICRSHHERWDGRGYPDGLVGDMIPISAQIVSVADVYDALTSKRVYKPPYSHEKAVDMILNGECGKFNPDIIECLKNCHMELKDILDKMAFENKVNLEIPQYERKKVSSKLELENSENFDKTCKNDNADKEDSFTVLDDDVIFKYNKKNDIIEFSETYAKEFGKARLITNAQKFFYEDPSMTPEEKEKLMNSVNKLNINNPVLNCRIKVRDKNGSPVSRNISIYMHYSNENSGESDGFVGKLVNS